A single region of the Deltaproteobacteria bacterium genome encodes:
- a CDS encoding (Fe-S)-binding protein, with the protein MRVALFVPCYVDQLRPEVGLAALDLLERGGCSVEFPREQTCCGQPLLTAGAPMEAAKLAERFVRVFARFEAVVAPSGSCAATLRSHLAHLFPAQEARALAPRVFELCEFLHARGIAPSAPAFPRRVALHASCHALRELRLGAPSESRAAPRSDPARELLLRVPGVELTPLARADECCGFGGVFAVEEEAVSCRMALDRLADHAAARAEVVTSTDISCLMHLEGVARRRALPLRVHHVAEILAGRAQP; encoded by the coding sequence GTGCGCGTCGCCCTGTTCGTGCCTTGTTATGTCGACCAGCTGCGGCCCGAAGTCGGGCTCGCGGCGCTCGACTTGCTGGAGCGCGGCGGCTGCAGCGTCGAGTTTCCGCGGGAGCAAACCTGCTGCGGCCAACCGCTGCTGACGGCAGGCGCGCCCATGGAAGCGGCGAAGCTCGCCGAGCGCTTCGTGCGCGTGTTCGCGCGCTTCGAGGCGGTGGTCGCGCCGTCGGGCAGCTGCGCGGCGACGCTGCGCAGCCATCTCGCGCACCTCTTCCCCGCGCAGGAAGCGCGCGCGCTCGCTCCGCGCGTGTTCGAGCTGTGCGAGTTCCTCCACGCGCGCGGCATCGCGCCGAGCGCCCCCGCGTTCCCGCGTCGAGTCGCCCTGCACGCGAGCTGCCACGCACTGCGCGAGCTGCGCCTCGGCGCGCCCAGCGAGTCGCGCGCGGCGCCGCGCAGCGATCCTGCGCGCGAGTTGCTCCTGCGCGTGCCTGGCGTCGAGCTCACCCCGCTCGCGCGCGCCGACGAGTGCTGCGGCTTCGGCGGCGTGTTCGCAGTGGAAGAAGAAGCCGTGTCGTGCCGCATGGCGCTCGACCGGCTCGCGGATCACGCGGCCGCGCGCGCCGAGGTCGTGACCTCGACGGACATCTCGTGCCTGATGCATCTCGAAGGCGTGGCAAGGCGCCGCGCGCTGCCGCTGCGCGTGCACCACGTCGCGGAGATCCTCGCGGGGCGCGCGCAACCGTGA
- a CDS encoding lactate utilization protein — MSHAQRASAFVADSTRTTWHDQALWFVRTKRDRAADSVPDWEALRDEAAAIKRDALARLPALWEQFEANAKQRGAVVHWARDAAEHDAIVLELLRRHGATRVVKSKSMLTEECALNEHLEAHGVEVIDTDLGERIVQLRREPPSHIVMPAIHLKKEEIGELFAREMGSAPGLSDPTELTRVARRDLRARLLAAQAGITGVNFAVAESGGFVVVTNEGNADLGTTLPKLHIASVGLEKIVPRIADLPVFLRLLARSATGQALSVYTSHYHGPLAPDREQHIVVVDNGRSRLLAHPSFWEALACIRCAACLNTCPVYRRSGGHSYQVAVAGPIGSVLAPARDAAAHASLPHACSLCGSCSEVCPVRVPLHHQLLTWRGELTARGLRGARWRGATSLARFVLERPALFAAAGALARALGRALPGAAAHIAAPWTRGRELPPLPRESFRALYEKRSRERE, encoded by the coding sequence GTGAGCCACGCACAGCGCGCGTCCGCGTTCGTGGCCGACTCCACTCGCACGACATGGCACGACCAAGCGCTCTGGTTCGTGCGCACGAAGCGCGATCGCGCCGCGGACTCCGTGCCCGACTGGGAGGCGCTGCGCGACGAAGCCGCCGCGATCAAGCGCGATGCGCTCGCGCGCTTGCCCGCGCTGTGGGAGCAGTTCGAGGCGAACGCGAAGCAGCGCGGCGCCGTCGTGCACTGGGCGCGCGACGCCGCGGAGCACGACGCGATCGTGCTCGAGTTGTTACGGAGGCACGGCGCGACGCGCGTCGTGAAGAGCAAGTCGATGCTCACCGAGGAGTGCGCGCTCAACGAGCACCTCGAGGCGCACGGCGTCGAGGTGATCGACACCGATCTGGGCGAACGCATCGTGCAGCTGCGCCGCGAGCCGCCGAGCCACATCGTGATGCCGGCGATCCACCTCAAGAAGGAGGAGATCGGCGAGCTGTTCGCGCGCGAGATGGGCAGCGCGCCGGGACTCAGCGATCCGACGGAGCTCACGCGCGTCGCGCGCCGCGATCTGCGCGCACGCCTCCTCGCGGCGCAGGCGGGCATCACGGGCGTGAACTTCGCGGTAGCCGAGAGCGGCGGCTTCGTCGTCGTCACGAACGAGGGCAACGCCGACCTCGGCACGACGCTGCCGAAGCTGCACATCGCGAGCGTCGGGCTCGAAAAGATCGTGCCGCGCATCGCCGACCTGCCCGTGTTCCTACGCCTGCTCGCGCGCTCGGCGACGGGGCAGGCGCTCTCGGTCTACACCTCGCACTACCACGGGCCCCTCGCACCGGATCGCGAGCAGCACATCGTCGTGGTCGACAACGGGCGCTCGCGCCTGCTCGCGCATCCGTCGTTCTGGGAGGCGCTCGCGTGCATCCGCTGCGCCGCGTGCCTCAACACGTGTCCGGTGTATCGCCGCAGCGGCGGTCACAGTTATCAGGTGGCGGTCGCCGGGCCGATCGGCTCGGTGCTCGCACCGGCGCGCGACGCCGCAGCGCACGCGAGCCTGCCGCACGCGTGCAGCCTGTGCGGCTCGTGCAGCGAGGTGTGCCCCGTGCGCGTCCCCCTGCACCACCAGCTGCTGACGTGGCGCGGCGAGCTGACCGCGCGCGGACTGCGCGGCGCGCGCTGGCGCGGCGCGACGTCGCTGGCGCGCTTCGTGCTCGAGCGGCCCGCGCTGTTCGCGGCGGCGGGCGCGCTCGCGCGAGCTCTTGGGCGCGCGCTGCCCGGCGCCGCCGCGCACATCGCTGCGCCCTGGACGCGCGGGCGCGAGCTGCCGCCGCTGCCGCGCGAGAGCTTCCGCGCGCTGTACGAAAAGCGGAGCCGCGAGCGTGAGTGA